One genomic region from Sulfurospirillum oryzae encodes:
- a CDS encoding IMPACT family protein: MQTIEQIYTAEVEEKKSTFLAYLCPMSAFESLHVKLKNEHPKAAHIVWAKRFYNEYRQVVENNSDDGEPKGTSGPPVLNVMRGVELIEAGLLIVRYFGGIKLGTGGLVRAYGSSAKEVIAHAKLVPFVFKEVLTCKTEYPRVPRFEHYTSTHNVTIVKREFESDGVVWQLEVSEEEKAQFMLFAQPFERDGFKLL; encoded by the coding sequence ATGCAGACCATAGAGCAGATTTATACCGCTGAGGTTGAAGAAAAAAAGTCGACATTTTTAGCGTATCTTTGCCCAATGAGTGCATTTGAATCTTTACATGTAAAGCTCAAAAATGAACATCCCAAAGCAGCACACATCGTTTGGGCAAAGCGTTTTTATAATGAGTACCGCCAAGTGGTGGAAAATAATTCAGACGATGGTGAACCAAAAGGTACGTCTGGTCCACCCGTGCTTAATGTAATGCGCGGTGTTGAGCTCATTGAAGCGGGGCTTTTGATCGTGCGTTATTTTGGAGGTATAAAGCTTGGAACGGGTGGGTTGGTGCGAGCCTATGGAAGCAGTGCCAAAGAGGTCATTGCGCACGCTAAACTTGTCCCTTTTGTCTTTAAAGAGGTTCTTACATGTAAAACTGAGTATCCGCGCGTACCACGCTTTGAGCACTATACGTCAACACACAATGTAACGATTGTTAAAAGAGAATTTGAAAGCGATGGTGTGGTGTGGCAGTTAGAGGTGAGCGAAGAAGAGAAAGCGCAGTTTATGCTCTTCGCCCAGCCTTTTGAAAGAGATGGTTTTAAACTTTTATAG